In one Stenotrophomonas maltophilia genomic region, the following are encoded:
- the dnaK gene encoding molecular chaperone DnaK yields the protein MGKIIGIDLGTTNSCVAIMDGGKARVIENSEGDRTTPSIVAYTKDGEVLVGASAKRQAVTNPKNTFYAVKRLIGRKFTDAEVQKDIAHVPYSILAHDNGDAWVATSDAKKMAPQEISAKVLEKMKKTAEDFLGEKVTEAVITVPAYFNDSQRQATKDAGRIAGLDVKRIINEPTAAALAYGLDKGDNKDRKIVVYDLGGGTFDVSVIEIANVDGEKQFEVLATNGDTFLGGEDFDNRVIEYLVEEFNKDQGIDLRKDPLALQRLKDAAERAKIELSSAQQTEVNLPYVTADASGPKHLNIKLTRAKLEALVEDLIKKSIEPCRVALNDAGLRSSDISEVILVGGQTRMPKVQQAVTEFFGKEPRKDVNPDEAVALGAAIQGGVLGGDVKDVLLLDVTPLSLGIETMGGVFTKIIEKNTTIPTKASQVFSTAEDNQSAVTVHVLQGEREQARFNKSLAKFDLSGIEPAPRGLPQVEVSFDIDANGILHVSAKDKKTNKEQKVEIKAGSGLSEEEIARMVADAEANREEDKKFQELVQARNQADALIHGTRSAITEHGSKVGGDVIGKVEAALADLETAMKGDDKAQIEAKSKVLEEAGQSLFAAASAEQGGAPGADAGNAGKGNDDVVDAEFTEVKDDKKS from the coding sequence ATGGGCAAGATCATTGGTATCGACCTCGGCACCACCAACTCGTGCGTGGCGATCATGGACGGCGGCAAGGCCCGCGTCATCGAGAATTCGGAAGGCGATCGCACCACCCCGTCGATCGTCGCCTACACCAAGGACGGCGAAGTCCTGGTCGGTGCCTCGGCCAAGCGCCAAGCGGTGACCAACCCGAAGAACACCTTCTACGCGGTGAAGCGCCTGATCGGCCGCAAGTTCACCGACGCCGAGGTGCAGAAGGACATCGCCCACGTCCCGTACAGCATCCTCGCCCATGACAATGGTGATGCGTGGGTGGCCACCAGCGACGCCAAGAAGATGGCGCCGCAGGAAATCTCGGCCAAGGTACTGGAGAAGATGAAGAAGACCGCCGAGGACTTCCTCGGTGAGAAGGTCACCGAAGCGGTCATCACCGTGCCGGCCTACTTCAACGACAGCCAGCGCCAGGCCACCAAGGATGCTGGCCGCATCGCGGGCCTGGACGTCAAGCGCATCATCAACGAGCCGACCGCGGCCGCGCTGGCCTATGGCCTGGACAAGGGCGACAACAAGGATCGCAAGATCGTTGTGTACGACCTGGGCGGCGGTACCTTCGACGTCTCGGTGATCGAGATCGCCAACGTCGACGGCGAGAAGCAGTTCGAAGTGCTGGCCACCAACGGTGACACCTTCCTGGGCGGCGAAGACTTCGACAACCGCGTCATCGAGTACCTGGTGGAAGAGTTCAACAAGGACCAGGGCATCGACCTGCGCAAGGATCCGCTGGCTCTGCAGCGCCTGAAGGACGCTGCCGAGCGTGCCAAGATCGAGCTGTCCAGCGCCCAGCAGACCGAAGTGAACCTGCCGTACGTCACCGCTGACGCGTCGGGTCCGAAGCACCTGAACATCAAGCTGACCCGCGCCAAGCTGGAAGCGCTGGTGGAAGACCTGATCAAGAAGTCGATCGAGCCGTGCCGCGTCGCCCTGAACGATGCCGGCCTGCGTTCGAGCGACATCAGCGAAGTGATCCTGGTCGGCGGCCAGACCCGCATGCCGAAGGTGCAGCAGGCGGTGACCGAGTTCTTCGGCAAGGAGCCGCGCAAGGACGTCAACCCGGACGAAGCCGTGGCACTGGGTGCGGCGATCCAGGGTGGCGTGCTGGGCGGCGACGTCAAGGACGTGCTGCTGCTGGACGTGACCCCGCTGTCGCTGGGCATCGAAACCATGGGCGGCGTGTTCACCAAGATCATCGAGAAGAACACCACCATCCCGACCAAGGCCTCGCAGGTGTTCTCCACCGCCGAGGACAACCAGTCGGCTGTGACCGTGCACGTGCTGCAGGGTGAGCGCGAACAGGCCCGCTTCAACAAGTCGCTGGCCAAGTTCGACCTGTCCGGCATCGAGCCGGCGCCGCGTGGCCTGCCGCAGGTGGAAGTGTCCTTCGACATCGACGCCAACGGCATCCTGCATGTGTCGGCCAAGGACAAGAAGACCAACAAGGAACAGAAGGTCGAGATCAAGGCCGGCTCGGGCCTGTCCGAGGAAGAGATCGCGCGCATGGTCGCCGACGCGGAAGCCAACCGCGAAGAAGACAAGAAGTTCCAGGAGCTGGTGCAGGCCCGCAACCAGGCCGATGCCCTGATCCACGGCACCCGCAGCGCCATCACCGAGCACGGCAGCAAGGTCGGCGGCGATGTCATCGGCAAGGTTGAAGCGGCTCTGGCCGATCTTGAAACCGCGATGAAGGGCGACGACAAGGCACAGATCGAAGCCAAGTCGAAGGTGCTGGAGGAAGCCGGCCAGTCGCTGTTCGCCGCAGCGTCGGCAGAGCAGGGCGGTGCCCCGGGCGCCGATGCCGGCAATGCGGGCAAGGGCAACGACGACGTGGTGGACGCCGAGTTCACCGAAGTCAAGGACGACAAGAAGTCCTGA
- the dnaJ gene encoding molecular chaperone DnaJ, with protein sequence MSKRDYYEVLGVARTANEEELKKAYRRCAMKFHPDRNPGDAAAEASFKECKEAYEVLSDGNKRRMYDSHGHAAFEHGMGGGGPGGPDMNDIFGDIFGNIFGGAGGGPRQARRGADIGYVMELDLEEAVRGVERRIEIPTLAECGDCDGSGSEDGKVETCNVCHGRGQVRIQRGIFAMQQACHNCGGRGQIIAKPCKTCHGNGRVEEDKVLSVKVPAGVDTGDRIRLAGEGEAGPAGTPPGDLYVEVRVREHPIFQRDGDDLHCEVPIRISQAALGDTVRVATLGGEAEIRIPAETQTGKLFRLRGKGVRSVRSRSEGDLYCRVVVETPVNLTNDQRRLLEQFEATFVGEEARKHSPKSATFMDGVKGFWDRMTS encoded by the coding sequence ATGAGCAAGCGCGATTACTACGAAGTGCTGGGCGTGGCCCGCACCGCCAACGAAGAAGAGCTGAAGAAGGCTTACCGCCGCTGCGCGATGAAGTTCCATCCGGACCGAAATCCGGGTGATGCGGCCGCCGAAGCCTCCTTCAAGGAGTGCAAGGAAGCCTACGAGGTGCTGTCCGACGGCAACAAGCGCCGGATGTATGACAGCCACGGTCATGCCGCGTTCGAGCACGGCATGGGCGGGGGCGGTCCGGGTGGTCCGGACATGAACGATATCTTCGGCGACATCTTCGGCAACATCTTCGGTGGTGCCGGCGGCGGTCCGCGCCAGGCACGCCGCGGTGCCGACATCGGTTACGTGATGGAGCTGGACCTGGAAGAAGCGGTGCGTGGCGTCGAGCGCCGCATCGAGATCCCGACGCTGGCCGAATGCGGCGATTGCGATGGCAGTGGCTCGGAAGACGGCAAGGTGGAGACCTGCAACGTCTGCCACGGCCGCGGCCAGGTGCGCATCCAGCGCGGCATCTTCGCCATGCAGCAGGCCTGCCACAACTGCGGCGGCCGCGGCCAGATCATCGCCAAGCCCTGCAAGACCTGCCACGGCAATGGCCGTGTCGAGGAAGACAAGGTGCTGTCGGTGAAGGTGCCGGCGGGCGTCGACACCGGCGATCGCATCCGCTTGGCTGGCGAGGGCGAAGCGGGGCCGGCCGGCACGCCGCCGGGCGACCTGTACGTGGAAGTGCGCGTGCGCGAGCACCCCATCTTCCAGCGCGATGGCGACGATCTGCATTGTGAAGTGCCGATCCGCATCTCGCAGGCGGCGCTCGGCGATACCGTGCGCGTGGCGACGCTGGGTGGCGAAGCGGAGATCCGCATTCCGGCAGAGACCCAGACCGGCAAACTGTTCCGCCTGCGCGGCAAGGGCGTGCGTTCGGTGCGCAGCCGCAGCGAGGGCGATCTGTATTGCCGCGTGGTGGTCGAGACGCCGGTCAACCTGACCAACGACCAGCGCAGGCTGCTGGAGCAGTTCGAGGCCACCTTCGTCGGTGAGGAAGCGCGCAAGCACTCGCCGAAGTCCGCCACCTTCATGGACGGCGTGAAGGGCTTCTGGGACCGGATGACGTCCTGA
- a CDS encoding IMPACT family protein: MPDTLAQPVSHTLEVKHSRFIAHAAPIDGAAAAMSFLQRVMVADATHNCWAYRHGQEYRSSDDGEPAGTAGRPILAAIDGQGFDRVMVVVIRWYGGIKLGAGGLVRAYGGTAAECLRTAPRLPLVAMARLQLLAGFEDLGTLHAALPAFFAEKQDEQFDAEGVRLRIELPADQADALKIRLRDATRDRIRIRDDDQDD; encoded by the coding sequence ATGCCCGATACCCTCGCCCAGCCCGTCAGCCACACGCTGGAAGTCAAGCACAGCCGCTTCATCGCCCATGCCGCGCCCATCGATGGCGCGGCGGCGGCGATGTCGTTCCTGCAGCGGGTGATGGTGGCCGACGCCACGCACAACTGCTGGGCCTACCGGCATGGACAGGAGTATCGCTCCAGCGATGATGGCGAGCCGGCGGGGACTGCCGGCCGGCCGATCCTGGCCGCCATCGATGGCCAGGGCTTCGACCGGGTCATGGTGGTGGTGATCCGCTGGTACGGGGGTATCAAGCTCGGCGCCGGCGGTCTGGTCCGCGCCTACGGCGGTACCGCCGCCGAGTGTCTGCGCACGGCACCGCGGCTGCCACTGGTGGCGATGGCACGGCTGCAGCTGCTGGCCGGCTTCGAGGACCTGGGTACCCTGCATGCGGCCCTGCCCGCGTTCTTCGCCGAGAAGCAGGATGAACAGTTCGACGCTGAAGGCGTGCGCCTGCGGATCGAATTACCCGCCGACCAGGCCGACGCATTGAAAATCCGCCTGCGAGACGCCACCCGTGACCGTATCCGTATCCGAGATGACGACCAGGATGACTGA
- a CDS encoding MFS transporter, whose amino-acid sequence MSTLASPATTSRPVAPGVLAAISTSHVVNDMMQSLILAIYPVIKGGFNLSFTQIGLITLTYQLTASIFQPLVGMQTDRHPAPYSLPIGMASTLCGMLLLGFAPNYAMVLMAAALVGIGSAIFHPEASRIARLASGGRHGFAQSVFQVGGNFGTALGPLIAAAVIVPYGQHAASWFAGAALVGIALLTYVSRWYALHLGAPRPAGVAAVASRHPPRTVAKVLAILLVLIFSKYFYMASIGSYFTFYLIHHFGIPVAQAQLHLFAFLVASAAGGFLGGPLGDRIGRKPIIWTSILGVAPFALALPHADLLWTTVLAVLIGFVLSSAFSAIVVYAQEMMPHRIGMVSGLFFGFAFGMGGLGAAVLGLLADRTSIEYVYHLTAFLPLLGIVAAWLPPSRPAAH is encoded by the coding sequence ATGTCGACTCTGGCTTCCCCTGCAACGACCTCCCGCCCGGTGGCGCCCGGCGTACTGGCCGCCATCTCCACCTCGCATGTCGTCAACGACATGATGCAGTCGTTGATCCTGGCGATCTATCCGGTCATCAAGGGCGGCTTCAATCTCAGCTTCACCCAGATCGGACTGATCACGCTGACCTACCAGCTCACCGCGTCGATCTTCCAACCGCTGGTGGGGATGCAGACCGACCGCCATCCAGCGCCGTACTCGTTGCCGATCGGCATGGCCTCGACGCTGTGCGGGATGCTGCTGCTCGGCTTCGCGCCGAACTATGCGATGGTCCTGATGGCCGCCGCGCTGGTCGGCATCGGATCGGCGATCTTCCACCCGGAAGCGTCGCGCATCGCACGGCTGGCGTCCGGCGGGCGCCATGGCTTCGCACAGTCGGTGTTCCAGGTCGGCGGCAACTTCGGTACCGCGCTGGGGCCGCTGATTGCCGCCGCCGTGATCGTGCCGTACGGCCAGCATGCGGCCTCATGGTTTGCCGGTGCTGCGCTGGTCGGCATCGCCCTGCTGACCTATGTGAGCCGCTGGTATGCGCTGCACCTGGGCGCACCCCGCCCGGCCGGCGTGGCGGCGGTGGCGTCGCGGCATCCTCCGCGCACCGTGGCCAAGGTGCTGGCGATCCTGCTGGTGCTGATCTTCAGCAAGTACTTCTACATGGCCAGCATCGGCAGCTACTTCACCTTCTACCTGATCCACCATTTCGGCATTCCGGTGGCGCAGGCGCAGCTGCATCTGTTCGCGTTCCTGGTGGCTTCGGCGGCGGGTGGCTTCCTGGGCGGTCCCCTGGGCGATCGCATCGGCCGCAAGCCGATCATCTGGACCTCGATCCTGGGCGTAGCGCCGTTCGCACTGGCGTTGCCGCATGCGGATCTGCTGTGGACCACGGTGCTGGCGGTGCTGATCGGTTTCGTGTTGTCGTCTGCCTTCTCTGCCATCGTGGTCTATGCGCAGGAGATGATGCCGCACCGGATCGGCATGGTGTCGGGCCTGTTCTTCGGTTTTGCGTTCGGCATGGGCGGCCTGGGCGCGGCGGTGCTGGGCCTGCTGGCGGACAGGACCAGCATCGAATACGTCTATCACCTGACGGCGTTCCTGCCGCTGCTCGGCATCGTGGCGGCATGGCTGCCGCCGTCGCGGCCTGCTGCTCACTGA
- a CDS encoding ABC transporter transmembrane domain-containing protein gives MTDKDDAAAATPPLRRLGSLRTLWPFVRRHSGLFAAWLLALAVSSAATLSLPPAVKQMIDHGFSSGGQINRAFALLMLVAVVLAIATSARFYFVSLLGEKVVADLRSRLYGHLIQLGAGFHDRSRSGELVSRLTADSELLRSVVGSTMSVALRSSVTVVGSLAMLFVTSPRLAAWSLLGIPLAVLPIIIGARKLRTVARSSQDRIADANSLASETLGAVRTVQAHAREPYERGRFDLALGDAIRAARRRIGAQSLVTASAILLIFGAIVGVLWLGAHDVIEGRLSAGTLGQFVLYALIGGGSVGALAEVWNELQRAAGGMGRIGELLQEDVEIRAPAHPRALPQPLQGEIQFDDVVFHYPQRPDQAALDHFSLHVRPGETVALVGPSGAGKSTVLSMLLRFHDPANGRICVDGIDVREVDPADLRAQLALVPQQPTLFAASARDNIRYGRLQASDAEVEEAARAAEADGFLRALPQGYDSELGERGARLSGGQQQRVAIARALLKDAPILLLDEATSALDAQSEYGVQQALERLMAGRTTLVIAHRLATVLKADRIVVMDQGRIVAEGTHAQLLAEGGLYAELARLQFID, from the coding sequence ATGACTGACAAGGACGACGCGGCCGCCGCGACCCCGCCATTGCGCCGCCTCGGCAGCCTGCGAACGCTGTGGCCGTTCGTGCGCCGGCACAGTGGCCTGTTCGCCGCCTGGCTGCTGGCGCTGGCCGTCTCCTCGGCCGCCACCCTCAGCCTGCCTCCGGCCGTCAAGCAGATGATCGACCACGGCTTCAGCAGCGGCGGCCAGATCAACCGGGCGTTTGCCCTGCTGATGCTGGTGGCGGTAGTGCTGGCGATCGCCACCTCCGCACGCTTCTACTTCGTGTCGCTGCTCGGCGAGAAGGTAGTGGCCGACCTGCGCAGCCGTCTGTACGGGCACCTGATCCAGTTGGGTGCCGGTTTCCATGACCGCAGCCGCAGCGGCGAGCTGGTCTCGCGCCTGACCGCCGACAGCGAGCTGCTGCGCAGCGTGGTGGGCTCGACCATGTCAGTCGCATTGCGCAGCAGCGTGACGGTGGTCGGCAGCCTGGCGATGCTGTTCGTGACCAGTCCGCGCCTGGCGGCGTGGTCGCTGCTCGGCATCCCGCTGGCGGTACTGCCCATCATCATCGGCGCACGCAAGCTGCGCACCGTCGCGCGCAGCAGCCAGGACCGCATCGCCGACGCCAACAGCCTGGCCAGCGAGACCCTCGGTGCCGTCCGCACGGTGCAGGCACATGCGCGCGAGCCTTACGAGCGCGGCCGCTTCGACCTGGCGCTGGGCGATGCGATCCGGGCCGCACGCCGGCGCATCGGCGCACAGTCGCTGGTCACCGCCAGTGCCATCCTGCTGATCTTCGGTGCCATTGTCGGCGTGCTGTGGCTGGGCGCCCACGATGTCATCGAGGGCCGCCTCAGTGCCGGCACCCTGGGCCAGTTTGTGCTGTATGCGCTGATCGGCGGTGGCTCGGTGGGCGCTCTGGCCGAAGTCTGGAACGAACTCCAGCGCGCTGCCGGCGGCATGGGCCGGATCGGCGAACTGCTGCAGGAGGATGTCGAGATCCGCGCGCCCGCGCATCCACGCGCACTGCCGCAGCCGCTGCAAGGCGAGATCCAGTTCGATGACGTGGTGTTCCACTACCCGCAGCGACCGGACCAGGCCGCGCTCGACCACTTCAGCCTGCATGTGCGCCCCGGCGAGACCGTGGCCCTGGTCGGTCCCTCGGGTGCCGGCAAGAGCACGGTGCTGTCGATGCTGCTGCGCTTCCATGACCCGGCCAACGGCCGCATCTGCGTGGACGGCATCGATGTGCGCGAGGTCGATCCCGCCGACCTGCGCGCCCAGCTGGCCCTGGTGCCGCAGCAACCGACGCTGTTCGCCGCCAGCGCCCGCGACAACATCCGCTACGGCCGCCTGCAGGCCAGCGATGCCGAAGTCGAGGAAGCGGCTCGTGCCGCTGAGGCCGATGGCTTCCTGCGTGCGTTGCCGCAGGGCTATGACAGTGAGCTGGGCGAGCGCGGCGCGCGCCTGTCCGGCGGGCAGCAGCAGCGCGTGGCGATCGCCCGCGCGCTGCTGAAGGATGCGCCGATCCTGCTGCTGGACGAAGCCACCAGCGCGCTCGACGCGCAGAGCGAGTACGGTGTGCAGCAGGCGCTGGAGCGCCTGATGGCGGGCCGCACCACGCTGGTCATCGCACACCGTCTGGCAACCGTGCTCAAGGCAGACCGCATCGTGGTCATGGACCAGGGGCGCATCGTCGCCGAAGGCACGCACGCACAGTTGCTGGCTGAAGGGGGTCTGTACGCGGAGCTGGCGCGGCTGCAGTTCATCGATTGA
- the grpE gene encoding nucleotide exchange factor GrpE, with amino-acid sequence MNHEHPDFESQQSAADAAAAAGVNDEVERLRAEVEQVRADALRERADLENQRKRVARDIEQARKFANEKLLGELLPVFDSLDAGLKAAGDDPHPLREGLELTYKQLLKVAADNGLVLIDPTGQPFNPEHHQAISQVPAPDAAPGSVVTVFQKGYLLNERLLRPALVVVAAD; translated from the coding sequence ATGAACCACGAACATCCAGATTTCGAATCCCAGCAGAGCGCCGCCGACGCGGCCGCCGCAGCAGGCGTCAATGACGAAGTGGAGCGCCTGCGCGCGGAAGTCGAGCAGGTCAGGGCCGATGCGCTGCGTGAGCGCGCCGACCTGGAGAACCAGCGCAAGCGCGTGGCCCGCGACATCGAGCAGGCCCGCAAGTTCGCCAACGAGAAGCTGCTGGGCGAACTGCTGCCCGTGTTCGACAGCCTGGATGCCGGCCTGAAGGCCGCCGGCGACGACCCGCACCCGCTGCGCGAGGGCCTGGAGCTGACCTACAAGCAGCTGCTGAAGGTCGCCGCCGACAACGGCCTGGTCCTGATTGACCCGACCGGCCAGCCGTTCAACCCGGAGCACCACCAGGCGATCAGCCAGGTGCCGGCCCCGGACGCCGCCCCGGGCAGCGTGGTGACCGTGTTCCAGAAGGGCTATCTGCTCAACGAGCGCCTGCTGCGGCCGGCGCTGGTGGTGGTGGCCGCCGACTGA
- a CDS encoding RNA polymerase sigma factor: MLAWAGGDLHAFESLYARHRKRLFGFLLRQLRDTALAEEIFQDVWQRVISARSGWQPDAAFSTWLFRIAHNRLNDHWRAARHRPAAPADAELRLAALEDGQTPEAELSEFEQRRRIQRAMEELPLEQREVLQLRLDQELSLEEIGQITGVGRETVKSRLRYAMDKLRAGLNA, encoded by the coding sequence ATGCTCGCCTGGGCCGGCGGCGACCTGCACGCGTTCGAGAGCCTGTATGCGCGCCATCGCAAGCGCCTGTTCGGCTTCCTGCTGCGCCAGCTGCGCGATACCGCCCTGGCCGAGGAGATCTTCCAGGACGTCTGGCAACGGGTCATCAGCGCACGGTCCGGCTGGCAGCCGGATGCCGCCTTCAGCACCTGGCTGTTCCGCATCGCGCACAACCGGCTCAACGATCACTGGCGCGCCGCACGCCACCGCCCGGCGGCGCCGGCCGATGCCGAGCTGCGTCTGGCCGCGCTGGAAGACGGGCAGACCCCGGAAGCAGAGCTTTCAGAATTCGAGCAACGTCGCCGCATCCAGCGCGCGATGGAAGAACTGCCGCTGGAGCAGCGCGAAGTGCTGCAGCTGCGGCTGGATCAGGAACTGAGCCTGGAGGAGATCGGCCAGATCACCGGCGTAGGCCGGGAAACCGTGAAATCGCGGCTGCGCTATGCGATGGACAAGCTGCGTGCGGGACTGAACGCATGA
- the pdxY gene encoding pyridoxal kinase produces MSESLDTHLVHGRRQRPDGPSPVDVISVQSQLVYGHAGNSAAMPPMRALGVRVADIPTTLLSNAPFYETTRGRVLPSDWFADLLLGTHERGLPQRARMLVSGYFGSTANGAAFADWLDQVLPACPQLRYCLDPVIGDTHTGPYVEPGLEAIFAERLLPHAWLVTPNAFELARLTGMPALAEADAIAAARTLLARGPHWVIAHSVGGTPGELVTLAVGRDETWRWTSPLLPVDVAGTGDVLMSLVVSFLLRGESMQQAISRAIAGTHAALEATLANGFEEFDVIAAAPAALAEGTRFRAERVA; encoded by the coding sequence ATGAGCGAATCCCTTGATACCCATCTGGTCCACGGTCGCCGCCAGCGGCCGGATGGGCCGTCGCCGGTCGATGTCATTTCGGTCCAGTCGCAGCTTGTCTACGGCCATGCCGGCAACAGTGCCGCCATGCCGCCGATGCGCGCGCTCGGTGTGCGCGTGGCCGACATCCCGACCACGCTGCTGAGCAACGCGCCGTTCTACGAGACCACCCGCGGCCGCGTACTGCCCAGTGACTGGTTCGCCGATCTGCTGCTGGGCACCCACGAGCGTGGCTTGCCGCAGCGGGCCAGGATGCTGGTCTCCGGCTACTTCGGCAGCACCGCCAATGGTGCGGCGTTCGCCGACTGGCTCGATCAGGTCCTGCCCGCGTGCCCGCAGCTGCGCTACTGCCTGGATCCGGTGATCGGCGATACCCATACCGGCCCCTATGTGGAGCCGGGTCTGGAGGCGATCTTCGCCGAACGGCTGCTGCCGCATGCGTGGCTGGTCACCCCGAATGCATTCGAGCTGGCCCGTCTGACCGGCATGCCGGCACTGGCCGAGGCCGACGCCATCGCCGCCGCGCGTACGCTGCTGGCGCGTGGTCCGCACTGGGTGATCGCGCACAGCGTGGGTGGCACGCCGGGCGAGCTGGTGACGCTGGCGGTGGGACGCGACGAGACCTGGCGTTGGACCTCGCCGCTGCTGCCGGTGGACGTGGCCGGGACCGGCGACGTACTGATGTCGCTGGTGGTGTCGTTCCTGCTGCGGGGAGAGTCGATGCAGCAGGCGATCTCGCGTGCCATCGCGGGTACCCATGCCGCCCTGGAGGCCACGCTGGCCAATGGTTTCGAGGAGTTCGACGTGATTGCCGCGGCGCCCGCCGCACTGGCCGAAGGCACGCGCTTCCGCGCTGAACGCGTGGCATGA
- a CDS encoding AraC family transcriptional regulator, translating to MAYRKKDIGGDVDPAAPWRDVPLHRPVTYRVTQYPAGTHIAGHKHQRHQLVYAISGLMVVRSEVGRWVVPSTRAIWMPAGMVHAVDCIAAVHMRSLYIDPSFAPQLPAEPFAVQVAPLLRELLQAATLIKGEHIEDSRDGRVVRLLLDELHRMDVLPLHLPAPADPRLQRICRHLQKHPGDDATLQDWAQALEVDVKTIQRHFANELGMTFGQWRQQARLLAAMERLATGEKVIDVALAMGYDSPSAFTSMFKRQLGQTPAAFFR from the coding sequence ATGGCCTATCGCAAAAAGGACATTGGCGGTGACGTCGATCCGGCTGCGCCGTGGCGCGATGTGCCGCTGCATCGCCCGGTCACCTACCGGGTTACCCAGTACCCGGCCGGCACCCATATCGCAGGCCACAAGCACCAGCGCCACCAGCTGGTCTATGCCATCTCCGGGCTGATGGTGGTGCGCTCGGAAGTCGGTCGCTGGGTCGTGCCCTCCACCCGTGCGATCTGGATGCCGGCCGGCATGGTGCATGCGGTGGACTGCATTGCCGCCGTGCACATGCGCAGCCTGTACATCGACCCGTCATTCGCCCCGCAACTGCCGGCCGAACCGTTCGCGGTACAGGTGGCACCGCTGCTGCGCGAACTGCTGCAGGCAGCCACCCTGATCAAGGGCGAGCACATCGAAGACAGCCGCGATGGCCGCGTGGTGCGCCTTCTGCTGGACGAGCTGCATCGCATGGACGTATTGCCGCTGCACCTGCCCGCGCCTGCCGATCCGCGCCTGCAGCGGATCTGCCGGCACCTGCAGAAGCACCCCGGCGATGACGCCACGCTGCAGGACTGGGCGCAGGCACTGGAAGTGGATGTGAAAACCATCCAGCGCCACTTCGCCAACGAACTGGGCATGACCTTCGGCCAGTGGCGGCAGCAGGCGCGGCTGCTGGCGGCAATGGAACGGCTGGCGACCGGCGAGAAGGTCATCGATGTCGCACTGGCGATGGGCTACGACAGCCCCAGCGCGTTCACCAGCATGTTCAAGCGCCAGCTGGGGCAGACCCCGGCGGCGTTCTTCCGCTGA
- a CDS encoding prephenate dehydrogenase, which produces MTAVQHFAPRTIGIVGSAGAYGRWLGRFFEQQMRLQVIGHDPADAASHTPEQLLAEADVLVFSAPIRHTPELIAEYVRRSAGRERGRLWLDVTSVKDAPVQAMLASQAEVVGLHPMTAPPKAPTLKGRVMVVCEARLQHWQPWLDALCVALQAECVRATPQHHDQMMALVQAMVHATHLAQAGVLREYQPQLGTLEAMLPYRSASFELDTAIISRILSLNPAIYEDIQFGNPHVAPMLERLVGQLRVLQAQVDQGDDMARGAFREQMLVANRAAFGAPALASGNYTFERVGYLLADLTERNAVSVHLPEDRPGSLRELLNIFEQHGISLASIHSSRTPGGEVHFRIGFVAGSDPRALADAAAAVDASGIGRVLA; this is translated from the coding sequence ATGACGGCAGTGCAGCACTTTGCGCCGCGCACGATCGGCATCGTCGGCAGTGCCGGCGCCTACGGGCGCTGGCTGGGCCGCTTCTTCGAGCAGCAGATGCGACTGCAGGTGATCGGCCACGATCCGGCCGATGCTGCTTCGCATACACCGGAGCAGTTGCTGGCCGAGGCCGATGTACTGGTGTTCTCCGCACCGATCCGGCATACGCCGGAACTGATCGCCGAATACGTGCGCCGCTCGGCGGGTCGTGAACGCGGGCGCCTGTGGCTCGATGTCACCTCGGTCAAGGACGCGCCGGTACAGGCGATGCTTGCCTCACAGGCCGAAGTGGTCGGCCTGCACCCGATGACCGCGCCGCCGAAGGCCCCCACGTTGAAGGGTAGGGTGATGGTGGTCTGCGAAGCGCGACTGCAGCACTGGCAGCCCTGGCTGGATGCGCTGTGCGTGGCGCTGCAGGCCGAGTGCGTGCGCGCCACGCCACAGCACCATGACCAGATGATGGCGCTGGTGCAGGCGATGGTGCATGCCACGCATCTGGCCCAGGCCGGAGTGCTGCGGGAATATCAGCCGCAACTGGGGACACTGGAAGCGATGCTTCCCTATCGCTCGGCGTCGTTCGAACTGGATACCGCGATCATCTCGCGCATCCTCTCGCTGAATCCGGCGATCTATGAGGACATCCAGTTCGGCAATCCGCATGTCGCGCCGATGCTAGAACGCCTGGTCGGCCAGCTGCGCGTGCTGCAGGCCCAGGTCGATCAAGGCGACGACATGGCGCGCGGTGCATTCCGTGAGCAGATGCTGGTGGCGAACCGGGCCGCCTTCGGCGCGCCTGCACTGGCCTCGGGAAACTATACCTTCGAGCGGGTGGGCTACCTGCTGGCCGATCTGACCGAGCGCAACGCCGTGTCGGTCCACCTGCCGGAAGATCGCCCGGGCTCACTGCGTGAGCTGCTGAACATCTTCGAGCAGCACGGCATCAGCCTGGCTTCCATCCATTCCTCGCGCACGCCGGGCGGGGAAGTGCATTTCCGCATCGGCTTCGTCGCCGGCAGTGATCCCCGTGCCCTGGCCGACGCAGCGGCCGCCGTGGATGCCAGCGGAATCGGACGGGTACTGGCGTAG